One Peromyscus leucopus breed LL Stock chromosome 4, UCI_PerLeu_2.1, whole genome shotgun sequence genomic region harbors:
- the Nkx2-2 gene encoding homeobox protein Nkx-2.2 yields the protein MSLTNTKTGFSVKDILDLPDTNDEEGSVAEGPEEESEGPEPAKRAGPLGQGALDAVQSLPLKSPFYDSNDNPYTRWLASTEGLQYSLHGLAASAPPQDSSSKSPEPSADESPDNDKETPGGGGDAGKKRKRRVLFSKAQTYELERRFRQQRYLSAPEREHLASLIRLTPTQVKIWFQNHRYKMKRARAEKGMEVTPLPSPRRVAVPVLVRDGKPCHALKAQDLAAATFQAGIPFSAYSAQSLQHMQYNAQYSSASTPQYPTAHPLVQAQQWTW from the exons ATGTCGCTGACCAACACAAAGACGGGGTTTTCAGTCAAGGACATCTTGGACCTTCCGGACACCAACGATGAGGAAGGCTCTGTGGCCGAAGGGCCGGAGGAGGAAAGCGAAGGGCCGGAGCCCGCCAAGAGGGCCGGGCCGCTGGGGCAGGGCGCCCTGGACGCGGTGCAGAGCCTGCCCCTTAAGAGCCCTTTCTACGACAGCAACGACAACCCCTACACTCGCTGGCTGGCCAGCACCGAGGGCCTCCAGTACTCCC tgCACGGGCTGGCGGCCAGCGCTCCCCCCCAAGACTCCAGCTCCAAGTCCCCAGAGCCCTCGGCTGACGAGTCACCGGACAATGACAAGGAGACCCCGGGCGGCGGGGGGGACGCAGGCAAGAAGCGGAAGCGCCGAGTTCTGTTCTCCAAAGCGCAGACCTACGAGCTGGAGCGGCGCTTCCGGCAACAGCGGTACCTGTCGGCGCCGGAGCGCGAGCACCTGGCCAGCCTCATCCGCCTCACGCCCACGCAGGTCAAGATCTGGTTCCAGAACCATCGCTACAAGATGAAGCGTGCCCGGGCCGAGAAAGGTATGGAGGTGACACCCTTGCCCTCGCCGCGCCGTGTGGCCGTGCCGGTCTTGGTCAGGGACGGCAAACCGTGCCACGCGCTcaaagcccaggacctggcagcTGCCACCTTCCAGGCAGGCATCCCCTTTTCCGCCTACAGCGCGCAGTCGCTGCAGCACATGCAGTACAACGCCCAGTACAGCTCGGCCAGCACCCCCCAGTACCCGACAGCTCACCCCCTGGTCCAGGCCCAGCAGTGGACTTGGTGA